A section of the Streptomyces sp. Je 1-369 genome encodes:
- a CDS encoding M20/M25/M40 family metallo-hydrolase, with the protein MREPVDVSVDAMIEDLRTLVEVESPSRDRDALTESAETVAGVIEARLGGHAALVRSDAGPHVHWSAGGDPRVLILGHHDTVFPLGTLARRPFAVADGHATGPGVFDMLGGLVQAVHGLAALDDRSGVEILVTADEEVGSGSSRALIEERARACGAVLVFEGAADGGGVKTGRKGCGTFEVSVTGRASHAGLEPEAGINALVEAAHQVLAIEALGRPGIGTTVTPTVASAGTLDNVVPAEATVVVDVRVESAEEKDRVEAAFAALTPRLEGARITVRGGIGRPPMPESAAAGLFAAAQRLMPGLEGRAVGGGSDGNFTAALGVPTLDGLGAAGGGAHADHEYVVVEAMAERANLVTGLVRAIRAGEVTL; encoded by the coding sequence ATGCGCGAGCCGGTCGACGTGAGTGTCGACGCGATGATCGAAGACCTCAGGACCCTCGTGGAAGTCGAGTCGCCTTCGCGCGACCGCGACGCCCTGACGGAGTCTGCGGAAACCGTCGCGGGCGTCATCGAGGCCCGGCTCGGAGGCCATGCGGCGCTCGTGCGGAGCGACGCGGGCCCGCACGTGCACTGGTCGGCGGGCGGCGACCCCCGCGTCCTGATCCTCGGCCACCACGACACCGTGTTCCCCCTCGGCACCCTCGCCCGCCGCCCGTTCGCGGTGGCGGACGGGCACGCCACGGGCCCCGGCGTCTTCGACATGCTGGGCGGCCTGGTGCAGGCCGTGCACGGCCTGGCGGCGCTCGACGACCGCTCGGGCGTCGAGATCCTGGTGACGGCGGACGAGGAGGTCGGCTCCGGCTCATCCCGCGCCCTCATCGAGGAACGCGCCCGTGCGTGCGGCGCGGTTTTGGTGTTCGAGGGCGCCGCCGACGGCGGGGGAGTGAAGACGGGCCGCAAGGGTTGCGGCACGTTCGAAGTCTCCGTCACCGGTCGCGCGTCGCACGCGGGTCTCGAACCCGAGGCGGGCATCAACGCCCTGGTCGAAGCGGCCCATCAGGTGCTCGCCATCGAGGCGCTCGGCCGCCCCGGCATCGGCACGACCGTCACCCCGACCGTCGCCTCCGCGGGCACGCTGGACAACGTCGTCCCCGCCGAGGCGACCGTCGTCGTCGACGTCCGGGTGGAGTCGGCGGAGGAGAAGGACCGTGTCGAAGCCGCCTTCGCCGCCCTGACTCCTCGCCTCGAAGGGGCACGGATCACGGTCCGGGGAGGCATCGGCCGCCCCCCGATGCCCGAGTCGGCGGCGGCCGGGCTCTTCGCGGCGGCCCAGCGGCTGATGCCGGGCCTGGAGGGCAGGGCGGTCGGCGGCGGCAGCGACGGCAACTTCACGGCCGCGCTCGGCGTACCGACGCTCGACGGCCTCGGGGCGGCCGGCGGCGGAGCACACGCCGACCACGAGTACGTGGTGGTCGAGGCGATGGCCGAACGCGCGAACCTCGTGACGGGCCTGGTGCGCGCGATCCGCGCCGGCGAGGTCACGCTCTAG
- a CDS encoding PAS domain-containing protein, with amino-acid sequence MKKESSGAVDGASEAAAAKQGEADAAVWRGRFLTLLDRSPTPTAIAGTNGLVSVANPAFAGALGLQPGRVANRLLLDLLTPTNSEQLRKLDEAMRSGRRSRYPVEACWKARGTVRHGQVTVEPVTDPLEDTPPLIVTLRVAEERERPSGNGTPARAGRPVGTDAEDELAHPALSAQEARVLRLVAGGATTAVVARTIGIGVDGVNYHLTRLCRRLRVPNRTALVARAYVLGMLAPEAWPPQLSGPVGRRSGPTRGGA; translated from the coding sequence GTGAAGAAGGAGTCGAGCGGGGCGGTGGACGGCGCGTCGGAGGCAGCCGCGGCGAAGCAAGGAGAGGCCGACGCCGCCGTGTGGCGCGGGCGGTTCCTCACGCTCCTCGACCGTTCCCCGACGCCGACCGCGATCGCCGGCACGAACGGGCTCGTCTCCGTCGCCAACCCCGCCTTCGCCGGCGCCCTGGGACTCCAGCCGGGCCGCGTGGCGAACCGGCTCCTGCTCGACCTGCTCACCCCCACCAACAGCGAGCAGCTCCGCAAACTCGACGAGGCCATGCGCTCCGGCCGCAGGTCCCGCTACCCGGTCGAGGCGTGCTGGAAGGCGCGCGGCACGGTCCGCCACGGACAGGTCACCGTCGAACCCGTCACCGACCCGCTGGAGGACACCCCGCCCCTGATCGTGACGCTGCGCGTGGCGGAGGAGCGGGAGCGGCCCTCGGGGAACGGCACCCCGGCCCGCGCCGGTCGGCCGGTGGGCACGGACGCGGAGGACGAGCTCGCCCACCCCGCCCTCAGCGCACAGGAGGCCCGCGTCCTGCGCCTCGTCGCGGGCGGCGCCACGACAGCCGTCGTCGCGCGCACGATCGGCATCGGCGTCGACGGCGTCAACTACCACCTCACGCGCCTCTGCCGCCGCCTGCGCGTCCCGAACCGCACGGCGCTGGTGGCCAGGGCCTACGTACTCGGAATGCTCGCCCCGGAGGCCTGGCCACCACAACTGTCCGGGCCCGTCGGACGCCGGAGCGGTCCCACCAGGGGCGGTGCGTGA
- a CDS encoding cytochrome P450 has translation MREEHAAEVHTVEEHTVAEHTVEVRGLRDDPGLVLPTVDVTAAGPTATPIQQSVELARRHGPLYVRRYHGRESVWACSLELVEELSDETRFAKGVGPALENVRGIAGDGLFTAYNEEPNWAKAHDILLPAFAMNSMRTYHPHMLRVARRLIASWDGRFAAGAAESAPVEVSEDMTRMTLDTIGLSGFGYDFESFGRTDPHPFVQALVRGLAHSQAKLARDPAGDYAADDAAFEDDAAFLARVVDEVIETRKASGDTSADDLLGLMLNSPHPGSGETLDEANIRNQVITFLIAGHETTSGTLAFALHHLVKNPAVLHLAQAEVDALWGDDPDPQPTYEDVGKLRYVRQVLNEALRLWPTAPAFQRRARVDTTLGGHPVKAGQYVVVLTPMLHRDPVWGDNVEEFDPERFAPETEAARSPHAYKPFGTGERACIGRQFALHEATMLLGMLVHRYRFIDRADYRLKVKETLTLKPDGFTMTLAARTAEDRARSRTAAGSAPGSAVLPQTGPAADGLPTRAVPGTALTLLHGSNFGTCRGYAEQLADLAAGLGFDARVAPLDDAADALPADSPVVIVTASYNGKPTDDAREFMSWLTGAAPDAAARVRYAVLGVGDRNWAATYQQVPTLVDDGLAAAGATRLLARAEADASGDLTGAVDRFTSALRETLLREYGDPESAGATATAPETRVYNVVEVSGGPLDALDARHGTVPMTVTEAADLADLSHPLARPKRFLRVALPDGVTYRTADHLAVLPVNDPASVERAASAFGVGLDTVLNIRAHRRGRTTLPLDRPVAVRELLSRYVELGDAPTAAQVALLAEHNPCPPERAALERLAATPDELSARQGSLLDLIEDHPALRGQLPWPVLLELLPSVRARHYSISSSPAVAPGHADLMVSLLSAPDRSGRGTFRGTGSSYLHGLRPGDTLHARVQPCRDAFRVPADAHTPVIMIGAGTGLAPFRGAIADRLELLRDGTRPAPALCYFGCDHPDVDYLHRTELEAAERAGAVSMRPTYSKAPEGELLFVQHRIAAESEELWHLLEAGAQVYVCGDGARMAPGVRAAFQALHMKHAGADTSQEASEAWWRGLVAEGRYVEDVYVSA, from the coding sequence ATGCGCGAAGAACACGCCGCCGAAGTGCACACCGTCGAAGAACACACCGTCGCGGAACACACCGTCGAGGTCCGCGGGCTCCGGGATGATCCGGGCCTCGTGCTGCCCACCGTCGACGTGACGGCCGCCGGGCCGACCGCGACTCCGATCCAGCAGTCCGTGGAGCTCGCGCGGCGGCACGGGCCCCTGTACGTCCGCCGGTACCACGGGCGCGAATCGGTGTGGGCCTGCTCCTTGGAGCTGGTCGAGGAGCTGTCCGACGAGACGCGGTTCGCCAAGGGGGTCGGGCCCGCCCTGGAGAACGTCCGCGGCATCGCGGGCGACGGCCTGTTCACGGCGTACAACGAAGAGCCGAACTGGGCCAAGGCGCACGACATCCTGCTCCCCGCGTTCGCCATGAACTCGATGCGGACCTACCACCCGCACATGCTGCGCGTGGCCCGGCGCCTCATCGCCTCCTGGGACGGCAGGTTCGCGGCGGGCGCGGCCGAGTCCGCGCCGGTGGAGGTCTCGGAGGACATGACGAGGATGACGCTGGACACCATCGGCCTGTCCGGCTTCGGCTACGACTTCGAGTCGTTCGGCCGCACCGACCCGCACCCCTTCGTGCAGGCTCTCGTACGGGGCCTGGCGCACAGTCAGGCGAAGCTGGCCCGCGACCCCGCCGGTGACTACGCCGCCGACGACGCCGCGTTCGAGGACGACGCCGCCTTCCTCGCCCGGGTCGTCGACGAGGTGATCGAGACCCGCAAGGCGTCGGGCGACACCTCCGCCGACGACCTGCTCGGCCTGATGCTCAACTCCCCGCACCCCGGCAGCGGGGAGACCCTGGACGAGGCGAACATCCGCAACCAGGTCATCACGTTCCTGATCGCCGGGCACGAGACGACGTCCGGCACGCTCGCCTTCGCCCTTCACCACCTGGTCAAGAACCCGGCGGTCCTGCACCTCGCGCAGGCCGAGGTCGACGCCCTGTGGGGCGACGACCCGGATCCCCAGCCGACGTACGAGGACGTGGGGAAGCTCCGGTACGTGCGGCAGGTGCTCAACGAGGCGCTGCGGCTGTGGCCAACGGCGCCCGCGTTCCAGCGCAGGGCCCGCGTCGACACGACCCTCGGCGGGCACCCGGTGAAGGCCGGACAGTACGTGGTGGTGCTGACGCCCATGCTGCACCGGGACCCCGTCTGGGGCGACAACGTCGAGGAGTTCGACCCCGAACGCTTCGCCCCGGAGACGGAGGCGGCCCGTTCCCCGCACGCGTACAAGCCCTTCGGCACGGGTGAACGCGCCTGCATCGGGCGGCAGTTCGCGCTGCACGAGGCGACGATGCTGCTCGGCATGCTGGTGCACCGCTACCGGTTCATCGACCGCGCCGACTACCGCCTGAAGGTCAAGGAGACCCTCACCCTCAAGCCCGACGGCTTCACCATGACGCTCGCGGCGCGGACCGCCGAGGACCGGGCGCGGAGCCGGACGGCGGCAGGGAGCGCACCGGGCAGTGCCGTCCTGCCGCAGACCGGTCCTGCCGCGGACGGCCTGCCCACCCGCGCGGTGCCCGGGACCGCCCTGACATTGCTGCACGGCTCCAACTTCGGGACCTGCCGCGGGTACGCCGAACAGCTCGCGGACCTCGCCGCCGGCCTCGGCTTCGACGCGCGCGTCGCCCCGCTGGACGACGCCGCCGACGCGCTGCCCGCCGACTCCCCCGTCGTGATCGTCACGGCCTCCTACAACGGCAAACCCACCGACGACGCACGCGAGTTCATGTCCTGGCTGACCGGGGCCGCGCCGGACGCGGCGGCCCGTGTGCGGTACGCGGTGCTCGGCGTCGGCGACCGCAACTGGGCGGCGACGTACCAGCAGGTGCCCACGCTCGTCGACGACGGTCTCGCCGCCGCGGGCGCGACCCGGCTCCTTGCGCGCGCCGAGGCCGACGCGTCCGGCGATCTGACCGGGGCCGTGGACCGCTTCACCTCGGCGCTCCGCGAGACGCTGCTGCGGGAGTACGGGGACCCGGAGAGCGCCGGAGCCACCGCGACCGCCCCCGAAACCAGGGTCTACAACGTCGTCGAGGTGTCCGGCGGGCCGCTTGACGCGCTGGACGCGCGGCACGGCACGGTGCCGATGACCGTCACGGAGGCGGCGGACCTCGCCGACCTCAGCCATCCTCTGGCCCGTCCGAAGCGGTTCCTGCGGGTGGCGCTCCCTGACGGCGTCACGTACCGCACCGCCGACCACCTCGCCGTGCTTCCGGTCAACGACCCCGCGTCGGTCGAGCGCGCGGCGTCCGCGTTCGGCGTCGGCCTGGACACGGTCCTCAACATCCGGGCACACCGCCGCGGCCGCACCACCCTGCCGCTCGACCGACCGGTCGCGGTACGTGAACTCCTCTCCCGATACGTGGAGTTGGGCGACGCCCCCACCGCCGCACAGGTGGCCCTGCTCGCCGAGCACAACCCGTGCCCGCCCGAGCGGGCCGCCCTGGAGCGCCTGGCGGCCACCCCGGACGAGCTGTCCGCACGACAGGGCAGCCTCCTCGACCTCATCGAGGACCACCCGGCCCTGCGCGGCCAACTCCCCTGGCCCGTCCTGCTCGAACTGCTGCCGTCCGTCCGCGCCCGCCACTACTCCATCTCGTCGTCACCCGCCGTCGCGCCCGGCCACGCCGACCTGATGGTGTCGCTCCTCTCGGCACCGGACCGCTCCGGACGCGGCACGTTCCGCGGTACGGGTTCCTCGTACCTCCACGGCCTGCGGCCCGGCGACACGCTCCACGCGCGCGTGCAGCCCTGCCGCGACGCCTTCCGCGTCCCCGCGGACGCCCACACCCCAGTCATCATGATCGGCGCGGGCACGGGTCTCGCCCCCTTCCGCGGCGCCATCGCGGACCGCCTGGAACTCCTCCGCGACGGCACCCGCCCGGCGCCCGCCCTCTGCTACTTCGGCTGTGACCACCCCGACGTCGACTACCTCCACCGCACCGAACTCGAAGCGGCGGAACGCGCGGGAGCGGTGTCGATGCGCCCGACGTACTCCAAGGCTCCCGAGGGCGAACTCCTCTTCGTCCAGCACCGCATCGCGGCCGAGTCCGAGGAGCTCTGGCACCTTCTGGAGGCCGGGGCCCAGGTCTACGTCTGCGGTGACGGCGCCCGCATGGCTCCCGGTGTCCGTGCGGCGTTCCAGGCCCTGCACATGAAGCACGCGGGCGCCGACACCTCACAGGAGGCGTCGGAGGCGTGGTGGCGTGGGCTCGTCGCCGAGGGGCGGTACGTGGAGGACGTCTATGTGAGCGCCTGA